In the genome of Puniceibacterium sp. IMCC21224, one region contains:
- a CDS encoding helix-turn-helix domain-containing protein — protein MSRSKRLIDAERMEIVREAAEGVSTSVLAERFGVSVRAIQYTLKADAERQTDAAIPVSAVSVKVTAAELAALDEVLAKAGIESRAEGLRRLIQAAGGVFVPDAQMAAEMARYRASLHEVGNGVAQIAKQMTQANRQGQGAVGGTRAEFTELRLVQMRGLARFILDSADEIDLLLRRRRDAMQLEATAALREFAHAAE, from the coding sequence ATGTCTCGCTCAAAACGCCTCATCGATGCGGAGCGCATGGAGATCGTTCGCGAAGCTGCGGAAGGCGTTTCCACTTCAGTGCTGGCGGAACGGTTTGGCGTGTCGGTGCGGGCGATTCAGTACACGCTCAAAGCCGATGCCGAGCGCCAGACGGATGCCGCGATCCCGGTCTCAGCGGTCAGTGTGAAGGTCACGGCTGCGGAGCTTGCGGCGCTCGACGAGGTGTTGGCGAAGGCGGGGATCGAGAGCCGTGCCGAGGGGTTGCGGCGGCTCATTCAGGCGGCAGGCGGGGTGTTCGTTCCGGACGCGCAGATGGCAGCAGAGATGGCGCGCTACCGCGCTTCACTGCACGAGGTCGGCAATGGGGTCGCGCAGATCGCCAAGCAGATGACGCAGGCCAACCGGCAGGGGCAGGGGGCCGTGGGGGGCACGCGTGCCGAGTTCACCGAATTGCGCCTTGTGCAGATGCGCGGGTTGGCGCGGTTCATCCTGGATTCCGCGGACGAGATCGACCTACTGCTACGGCGTCGTCGCGATGCGATGCAGCTCGAAGCCACAGCCGCGCTGAGGGAGTTTGCCCATGCGGCTGAATGA
- a CDS encoding DUF2493 domain-containing protein, translating to MAYDNANTYETIELFGLTEKDAQLPIPEDHILTDHIIRESFEALLGQLRGTGLEAEIEPLAHGLATILQRRKVALGKEVDRTADKIGALAKSHDGSEIAETALEEAQARFVQLREIVSAIEVMSEAAAEYYEIETGHAFIPAAGSRASVRAQETGAVFEARQLLEQHDRETAEKSKVSGVPLIVSGATDWTDVDVIFNTLDKVRERIKQNRNQEIFLCHKGGKHGAEMIAARWARARGVAQARFDPRWSAHGRAAPFKCNDEMLDDKFAATGVVLFGGNGVALNLGQKAEAKGLTVMRVADPAKKASQD from the coding sequence ATGGCTTATGACAATGCGAACACCTACGAGACCATCGAGCTTTTCGGGCTGACCGAGAAGGACGCGCAGCTGCCGATCCCCGAGGATCACATCCTGACCGACCACATCATCCGCGAAAGCTTCGAGGCTTTGCTCGGTCAGCTGCGCGGGACCGGGCTTGAAGCTGAAATCGAACCGCTGGCCCATGGGCTCGCGACGATCCTGCAGCGCCGCAAGGTGGCGCTTGGCAAGGAGGTCGACCGCACCGCCGACAAGATCGGCGCGCTGGCAAAATCTCACGACGGATCGGAGATCGCCGAGACTGCACTCGAAGAGGCGCAGGCGCGCTTTGTGCAACTGCGCGAGATTGTCAGCGCCATCGAGGTGATGAGCGAGGCGGCGGCGGAATACTACGAGATCGAGACGGGTCACGCCTTCATCCCGGCGGCAGGCTCGCGCGCAAGCGTCCGGGCGCAAGAGACAGGTGCTGTCTTCGAGGCGCGGCAGCTCCTCGAGCAGCACGACCGCGAGACTGCCGAGAAATCGAAAGTCTCAGGGGTGCCCCTGATCGTCTCAGGCGCCACCGACTGGACCGATGTCGATGTGATCTTCAACACGCTCGACAAGGTTCGCGAACGGATCAAGCAGAACCGCAACCAGGAGATCTTCCTCTGCCACAAGGGTGGCAAGCACGGGGCGGAGATGATCGCGGCCCGGTGGGCCCGGGCACGCGGCGTCGCGCAGGCGCGCTTTGATCCGCGCTGGTCCGCACATGGGCGGGCGGCACCGTTCAAGTGCAACGATGAGATGCTGGACGACAAGTTCGCGGCGACAGGGGTTGTCCTCTTCGGGGGCAACGGGGTCGCGCTGAACCTCGGGCAGAAGGCGGAAGCGAAAGGCCTGACGGTCATGCGGGTTGCGGACCCGGCGAAGAAGGCGTCGCAGGATTGA